One Kitasatospora sp. NBC_01287 DNA window includes the following coding sequences:
- a CDS encoding KamA family radical SAM protein — protein MDEQTIRQPYAYARTPLVEPDWRRLPGWRDVTEAQWRDAQWQRAHCVKNPRQLRAVAGELLTDRFYEELAADQAQFATMSMLLPPQMLNTMAPHAPTVPAAFTDAFLADPVRRYMLPVRADRHPHWPSHPKAERDSLHEAEMWVVEGLTHRYPTKVLAELVATCPQYCGHCTRMDLVGTSTPQVTKTKLVLRPADRQEQMLDYLKRTPSVRDVVVSGGDVANVPWPQLESFLTRLLELGSVRDIRLASKAVVGLPQHWLQPRVVEGLGRVAALAARRAVNLAVHTHANHVQSVTPLVAEAARALLDAGVRDVRNQGVLMRGVNATPEDLLDLCFALQGEANILPYYFYLCDMIPNAEHWRTSVHQAQLLQEAIMGYLPGYATPRLVCDVPDLGKRWVHQAVAYDRERGISYWTKNYRTEREVHAAGGADEAGADDPLDRRHPYYDPVDTLPEPGRRWWSGQPGGPRS, from the coding sequence ATGGACGAGCAGACGATCCGGCAGCCCTACGCGTACGCCCGAACCCCCCTGGTCGAACCGGACTGGCGCCGGCTGCCGGGCTGGCGCGACGTCACCGAAGCGCAGTGGCGCGACGCCCAGTGGCAGCGCGCGCACTGCGTCAAGAACCCGCGGCAGCTGCGGGCGGTGGCCGGCGAGCTGCTCACCGACCGGTTCTACGAGGAACTCGCCGCCGATCAGGCACAGTTCGCCACCATGTCGATGCTGCTGCCGCCGCAGATGCTCAACACCATGGCGCCGCACGCCCCGACCGTGCCGGCCGCGTTCACCGACGCGTTCCTGGCCGACCCGGTCCGCCGCTACATGCTGCCGGTGCGCGCGGACCGGCACCCGCACTGGCCCAGCCACCCGAAGGCCGAGCGAGACTCGCTGCACGAGGCCGAGATGTGGGTGGTGGAGGGGCTCACCCACCGCTACCCCACCAAGGTGCTGGCCGAGTTGGTCGCCACCTGCCCGCAGTACTGCGGCCACTGCACCCGGATGGACCTGGTCGGCACCTCCACGCCGCAGGTGACCAAGACCAAGCTGGTGCTGCGCCCTGCCGACCGGCAGGAGCAGATGCTCGACTACCTCAAGCGCACCCCGAGCGTGCGCGACGTGGTGGTCTCCGGCGGCGACGTCGCCAACGTGCCCTGGCCGCAACTGGAGTCCTTCCTGACACGGCTGCTGGAGCTGGGCTCGGTGCGCGACATCCGGCTCGCCAGCAAGGCGGTGGTCGGCCTGCCGCAGCACTGGCTGCAGCCCCGGGTGGTCGAGGGGCTGGGCCGGGTGGCGGCGCTCGCGGCCCGGCGCGCGGTCAACCTCGCCGTGCACACGCACGCCAACCACGTGCAGTCGGTGACCCCGCTGGTCGCCGAGGCGGCCCGGGCGCTGCTGGACGCGGGCGTGCGGGACGTGCGCAACCAGGGCGTGCTGATGCGCGGCGTCAACGCCACTCCCGAGGACCTGCTCGACCTCTGCTTCGCCCTGCAGGGCGAAGCGAACATCCTGCCCTACTACTTCTACCTCTGCGACATGATCCCGAACGCCGAGCACTGGCGCACCTCCGTGCACCAGGCCCAGCTGCTGCAGGAGGCGATCATGGGCTACCTGCCCGGCTACGCCACCCCGCGGCTGGTCTGCGACGTGCCGGACCTGGGCAAGCGCTGGGTCCACCAGGCGGTGGCCTACGACCGCGAGCGCGGCATCTCGTACTGGACGAAGAACTACCGCACCGAGCGCGAGGTCCACGCGGCCGGCGGGGCCGACGAGGCCGGCGCCGACGACCCGCTCGACCGGCGCCACCCCTACTACGACCCGGTGGACACCCTCCCGGAGCCCGGCCGCCGCTGGTGGTCCGGGCAGCCCGGCGGACCTCGCTCCTGA
- a CDS encoding FAD-dependent oxidoreductase: MSGVTSAVVVGAGLAGLTAAADLLARGIEVTVLEARERVGGRTHGLEVAPGRWIDAGAAYLGERHTELHALMAELDLKTTPTTMTGASRFALGAEDTTRDGRFPPLNAVALGDMFELLDELTAAVRPEAPWLTPDAERLDTLTAAQWAEQHLAHPDARLFFPLFLGEMMAADPADVSVLHMAFYLRSGGGIRYLNAFEGGAQQDRIAGGAHLACERLAERLGARVRLGEPVTALHQDADGVSVRSALGTHRADVAVLALPPLLADAIEQRPPAPARRASGRTAPGCAVKINLVYPTPGWRDHGLSGWSVNAEGPLLSTVDDSPPEGGVGVLTGFVTGGEAHRFAALDPAAQRAAAVEQAARLFPMLPEPIGYHVTDWVNEQYSKGCYAALFGPGDWLRQGPTLTEPHQRVHWAGTETSTEYFGLMEGAIRSGHRVAAEILARP, translated from the coding sequence ATGAGCGGCGTCACCAGTGCCGTCGTGGTCGGGGCCGGGCTGGCCGGCCTGACCGCCGCCGCCGACCTGCTGGCGCGCGGCATCGAGGTCACCGTGCTGGAGGCGCGCGAGCGGGTCGGCGGCCGCACCCACGGCCTCGAAGTCGCGCCCGGGCGCTGGATCGACGCCGGCGCCGCCTACCTCGGCGAGCGGCACACCGAACTTCACGCGTTGATGGCCGAGTTGGACCTCAAGACCACCCCGACCACGATGACCGGCGCGAGCCGCTTCGCGCTCGGTGCCGAGGACACCACCCGGGACGGGCGGTTCCCGCCGCTCAACGCCGTGGCGCTGGGCGACATGTTCGAGCTGCTGGACGAACTCACCGCCGCCGTGCGGCCCGAGGCGCCGTGGCTCACCCCGGACGCCGAGCGGCTGGACACGCTGACCGCCGCGCAGTGGGCCGAGCAGCACCTGGCCCATCCGGACGCCCGGCTCTTCTTCCCGCTCTTCCTCGGCGAGATGATGGCCGCCGACCCGGCCGACGTCTCCGTCCTGCACATGGCGTTCTACCTGCGCTCGGGCGGCGGCATCCGCTACCTCAACGCCTTCGAGGGCGGTGCCCAGCAGGACCGGATCGCCGGCGGCGCCCACCTGGCCTGCGAGCGGCTGGCGGAGCGGCTCGGCGCCCGGGTGCGGCTCGGCGAGCCGGTCACCGCGCTGCACCAGGACGCCGACGGGGTCAGCGTGCGCTCCGCGCTCGGCACCCACCGCGCGGACGTCGCGGTGCTGGCGCTGCCGCCGCTGCTGGCCGACGCCATCGAGCAGCGGCCACCGGCGCCGGCCCGCCGGGCGAGCGGGCGCACCGCCCCCGGCTGCGCGGTCAAGATCAACCTGGTGTACCCGACGCCCGGTTGGCGCGATCACGGTCTCTCCGGCTGGTCGGTCAACGCCGAGGGCCCGCTGCTGTCCACGGTGGACGACTCGCCGCCCGAGGGCGGGGTCGGCGTGCTGACCGGCTTCGTCACCGGCGGCGAGGCGCACCGCTTCGCGGCCCTCGACCCGGCCGCGCAGCGCGCGGCGGCCGTCGAGCAGGCCGCCCGACTCTTCCCGATGCTGCCCGAGCCGATCGGCTACCACGTCACCGACTGGGTCAACGAGCAGTACAGCAAGGGCTGTTACGCCGCGCTCTTCGGCCCGGGCGACTGGCTGCGACAGGGCCCGACGCTGACCGAGCCGCACCAGCGGGTGCACTGGGCCGGCACCGAGACGAGCACCGAGTACTTCGGCCTCATGGAGGGCGCGATCCGCTCCGGCCACCGGGTGGCCGCGGAGATCCTCGCCCGGCCCTGA
- a CDS encoding RimK family alpha-L-glutamate ligase: MNPTLASSQQPSPAPQLPSTLRRLCWIFPDRESTRATAFWQDFFWDLYAEVAKDLGLSWTRHSPDAVTVDATVPGAPRVYVDEELVTPQDTLFITALYSLPYQSMDIFNQYALYAVLEQAGFYLPFPPQVSLIGNDKLATLLFFADSPVPAIPSLRIGTGRDIGRHLYEVALENLTFPAIVKPAGWCGGGGINLARDSEDLRGLASLAQGGDTTLVVQPYLGDGTVDYRVYVIDGKPYAVIKRVPEAGSLVANASRGATMEFPEIPDELAAATAYFAERLAIPFFCVDFLFDGERFWFSELEPDGVILPDFDDPNRSIQRDITRARFTAYRDAHARWLAERADSGRTDSGRTDSERAAGARATGTDAR, from the coding sequence GTGAACCCGACCCTTGCAAGCAGCCAACAACCCTCCCCCGCGCCGCAGTTGCCCAGCACCCTGCGCCGCCTGTGCTGGATCTTCCCCGACCGGGAGTCGACCCGGGCGACCGCGTTCTGGCAGGACTTCTTCTGGGACCTCTACGCCGAGGTGGCCAAGGACCTGGGGCTGAGCTGGACCCGCCACTCCCCCGACGCGGTGACGGTGGACGCCACCGTGCCCGGCGCGCCGCGGGTCTACGTGGACGAGGAGCTGGTCACCCCGCAGGACACGCTCTTCATCACCGCGCTCTACTCGCTGCCGTACCAGTCGATGGACATCTTCAACCAGTACGCGCTCTACGCGGTGCTCGAACAGGCCGGCTTCTACCTGCCGTTCCCGCCGCAGGTGTCGCTCATCGGCAACGACAAGCTGGCCACCCTGCTCTTCTTCGCCGACTCCCCGGTGCCCGCGATCCCGTCGCTGCGGATCGGCACCGGTCGGGACATCGGCCGGCACCTCTACGAGGTGGCACTGGAGAACCTGACCTTCCCGGCCATCGTCAAGCCGGCCGGGTGGTGCGGCGGCGGCGGCATCAACCTGGCCCGCGACTCCGAGGACCTGCGCGGCCTGGCCAGCCTGGCGCAGGGCGGCGACACCACGCTCGTGGTCCAGCCCTACCTGGGTGACGGCACGGTCGACTACCGGGTGTACGTCATCGACGGCAAGCCGTACGCCGTGATCAAGCGGGTGCCGGAGGCCGGCTCGCTGGTGGCCAACGCCAGCCGCGGTGCCACCATGGAGTTCCCGGAGATCCCGGACGAACTGGCCGCGGCCACCGCCTACTTCGCCGAGCGGCTGGCGATCCCGTTCTTCTGCGTCGACTTCCTCTTCGACGGGGAGCGGTTCTGGTTCTCCGAACTGGAGCCGGACGGGGTGATCCTGCCGGACTTCGACGACCCGAACCGCTCGATCCAGCGGGACATCACCCGCGCCCGGTTCACCGCCTACCGGGACGCCCACGCGAGGTGGCTCGCCGAGCGCGCCGACTCCGGCCGCACCGACTCCGGCCGCACCGACTCCGAGCGCGCCGCCGGCGCCCGCGCCACGGGGACGGACGCACGATGA
- a CDS encoding class I adenylate-forming enzyme family protein: MSDQTSIAPLAARQQLMTDPTLGAGNFLDRAIAVNPNRAVPFAYSHHTDHRGAVVLRGHSLLELAALRDNYAAWYRANGVRPGEPVGVVVGEGLEPLLHFLALSALGAVPALINDAMRHDVMVRYLNHVGVVGIVADDPTRLAAAYREDPRRRPRFIAMAAEIQAFDLASAHLPEAYPYQHAADDVVALIHSSGTTGTPKATMLAHRQFWDGKQPRMVRFPAEPYDRLMSLMPHTHAGGLSYFLTAALLGLPTVVMSDWRRSVVEPVMEAFQPTMVASFPRTFVELATGELPVKGAAKVHSWFNTGDSAHYGHIRRLVGLGERPAGLIEPWLLPQQRDERPALPGSQFIDGLGSSEMGMALFGQVTTPESTRNDRCVGKPLEVVTKAAVLDEDGAQVPDGTVGMLAVITPSRTPGYWNNAKLTSTFELAGYWLTGDLARRDAEGNFYHLDRTVDVIDTADGPVHSLPIEEVLLADCAELVRDCSVVGVPGPAGQGQRPIAVVQLQAEAAHRTAEEVREAADKALTGAGLATLAAVRIATTPQDFPLGPTGKVLKRELRTRFATLFTGQ; the protein is encoded by the coding sequence ATGAGCGACCAGACATCCATCGCCCCCCTCGCCGCCAGACAGCAGCTGATGACCGATCCCACCCTCGGGGCCGGCAACTTCCTCGACCGGGCCATCGCGGTCAACCCGAACCGCGCGGTCCCGTTCGCCTACAGCCACCACACCGACCACCGCGGCGCGGTGGTGCTGCGCGGTCACAGCCTGCTCGAACTCGCCGCCCTGCGCGACAACTACGCGGCCTGGTACCGGGCGAACGGCGTGCGCCCCGGCGAGCCGGTCGGCGTGGTGGTCGGCGAGGGCCTGGAGCCGCTGCTGCACTTCCTCGCGCTCAGTGCGCTGGGCGCGGTCCCGGCGCTGATCAACGACGCCATGCGGCACGATGTCATGGTCCGCTACCTCAACCACGTGGGCGTGGTCGGCATCGTCGCGGACGACCCGACCCGGCTCGCCGCGGCCTACCGCGAGGACCCGCGGCGCCGTCCGCGCTTCATCGCCATGGCGGCCGAGATCCAGGCCTTCGACCTCGCGTCGGCCCACCTGCCCGAGGCCTACCCGTACCAGCACGCCGCGGACGACGTGGTCGCGCTGATCCACTCCTCGGGCACCACCGGCACGCCGAAGGCCACCATGCTGGCGCACCGCCAGTTCTGGGACGGCAAGCAGCCGCGCATGGTGCGCTTCCCCGCCGAGCCGTACGACCGGCTGATGTCGCTGATGCCGCACACCCACGCGGGCGGCCTGAGCTACTTCCTCACCGCCGCCCTGCTCGGCCTGCCCACCGTGGTGATGTCCGACTGGCGCCGCTCGGTGGTGGAGCCCGTGATGGAGGCCTTCCAGCCCACCATGGTCGCCTCCTTCCCGCGGACCTTCGTCGAGCTGGCCACCGGCGAGCTGCCCGTCAAGGGCGCGGCGAAGGTGCACTCCTGGTTCAACACCGGCGACAGCGCGCACTACGGGCACATCCGCCGGCTGGTGGGGCTCGGCGAGCGCCCGGCCGGGCTGATCGAACCCTGGCTGCTGCCGCAGCAGCGCGACGAGCGCCCGGCGCTGCCCGGTTCGCAGTTCATCGACGGCCTGGGCTCCTCCGAGATGGGCATGGCGCTCTTCGGCCAGGTGACCACCCCGGAGAGCACCCGCAACGACCGCTGCGTGGGCAAGCCGCTCGAAGTGGTCACCAAGGCCGCGGTGCTGGACGAGGACGGCGCGCAGGTGCCGGACGGCACGGTCGGCATGCTCGCCGTCATCACCCCCTCGCGGACCCCCGGCTACTGGAACAACGCCAAGCTCACCAGCACCTTCGAGCTGGCCGGCTACTGGCTCACCGGCGACCTGGCGCGACGCGACGCCGAGGGGAACTTCTACCACCTCGACCGCACGGTGGACGTCATCGACACCGCCGACGGCCCGGTCCACAGCCTGCCGATCGAGGAGGTGCTGCTGGCCGACTGCGCCGAGTTGGTGCGGGACTGCTCGGTGGTCGGCGTGCCGGGGCCGGCCGGGCAGGGCCAACGGCCGATCGCCGTCGTCCAGTTGCAGGCCGAGGCCGCGCACCGCACCGCCGAGGAGGTCCGGGAGGCGGCCGACAAGGCGCTGACCGGGGCCGGACTGGCCACCCTCGCCGCGGTGCGCATCGCCACCACCCCGCAGGACTTCCCACTGGGGCCCACCGGCAAGGTGCTCAAGCGCGAGCTGCGCACCCGCTTCGCCACCCTCTTCACCGGCCAGTAG
- a CDS encoding AMP-binding protein, translated as MYGTLEVTSDLLDAFTEISRRYPERPAIVHQGHALTYRQLGERAAELAARLGPGPGVVAVRATHAPETVIGLLGVLAARGAYCPIDPAFPEQRQRAMVAAAGARAMVTDDPGQAARLGLAQVAPGPLAATAVSAPQGRCPDADVDPEADVDPEADVDPDVDPDVDPDAPAYILFTSGSTGQPKPVVTPRRAISATVHSLRGLFELTPDDRVLQFASLNWDTCFEEILPALTTGAALVLDAEAHSGSFPRFLRMVERERISVLDLPTAFWHELVLHLAEDRLTLPDCVRLLVIGGEAASGARLADWSGLDTGRIRLVNTYGCTETTLITHAVDLHGPEVPAPGRRWGAGVAAPIGRALPHVVEHISDQGELLIAGPALALGYLGLPEATGARFTVVDGERRFRTGDRVSSAPDGVLTHQGRLDHELKVRGIRVDPAEVEAHIAGHPAVAAVAVAGVTRAGRSTLVAYVVPRPRADARTLDSDLLEHLRERVPGHLVPGRITVVPHLVHTASGKVDRAASHQLHATTDQVKGDLR; from the coding sequence ATGTACGGCACCCTTGAGGTCACTTCCGACCTGCTTGACGCGTTCACGGAAATTTCACGCCGATATCCGGAGCGCCCGGCGATTGTCCACCAAGGACACGCCCTGACTTATCGCCAACTCGGCGAGCGGGCGGCCGAGCTGGCCGCGCGTCTGGGTCCCGGTCCCGGGGTGGTCGCCGTGCGGGCGACCCACGCACCGGAGACCGTCATCGGGCTGCTCGGCGTGCTCGCGGCCCGGGGCGCCTACTGCCCGATCGATCCGGCCTTTCCCGAGCAGCGCCAGCGGGCGATGGTGGCGGCCGCCGGCGCCCGCGCGATGGTCACCGACGATCCGGGCCAGGCGGCCCGACTCGGCCTGGCCCAGGTGGCCCCGGGCCCTCTCGCGGCCACTGCCGTCAGCGCGCCGCAGGGCCGCTGCCCGGACGCGGACGTGGACCCGGAGGCGGACGTGGACCCGGAGGCGGACGTGGACCCGGACGTGGACCCGGACGTGGACCCGGACGCGCCGGCCTACATCCTCTTCACCTCGGGCTCCACTGGGCAGCCCAAGCCCGTCGTCACCCCGCGCCGGGCCATCTCCGCCACCGTGCACTCACTGCGCGGGCTCTTCGAGCTCACGCCCGACGACCGGGTGCTGCAGTTCGCCTCGCTGAACTGGGACACCTGCTTCGAGGAGATCCTGCCCGCGCTGACCACGGGCGCCGCCCTCGTGCTCGACGCCGAGGCGCACTCGGGTTCGTTCCCCCGGTTCCTGCGGATGGTCGAGCGGGAGCGGATCAGCGTCCTCGACCTGCCCACCGCCTTCTGGCACGAGCTGGTGCTCCACCTGGCCGAGGACAGGCTGACCCTGCCCGACTGCGTCCGGCTGCTGGTGATCGGCGGCGAGGCGGCGAGCGGGGCCCGGCTGGCCGACTGGAGCGGCCTGGACACCGGACGGATCCGGCTGGTCAACACCTACGGCTGCACCGAGACCACCCTGATCACGCACGCCGTCGACCTGCACGGCCCCGAGGTCCCCGCCCCCGGTCGGCGGTGGGGCGCCGGCGTGGCCGCGCCGATCGGCCGGGCGCTGCCGCACGTCGTCGAGCACATCAGCGACCAGGGCGAGTTGCTGATCGCCGGGCCCGCGCTCGCGCTGGGCTACCTCGGGCTGCCCGAGGCCACCGGAGCCCGGTTCACCGTGGTCGACGGCGAGCGGCGGTTCCGCACCGGCGACCGGGTGAGCAGCGCGCCGGACGGCGTGCTCACCCACCAGGGCCGGCTGGACCACGAGCTCAAGGTGCGCGGCATCCGGGTGGACCCGGCCGAGGTCGAGGCCCACATCGCGGGCCACCCCGCGGTGGCCGCCGTGGCCGTCGCGGGCGTCACCCGCGCCGGCCGGTCCACGCTGGTCGCCTACGTGGTGCCGCGGCCGCGCGCCGACGCCCGGACGCTGGACTCCGACCTCCTGGAGCACCTGCGGGAGCGGGTCCCGGGCCATCTCGTGCCCGGCCGGATCACCGTCGTCCCCCACCTCGTGCACACCGCGAGCGGCAAGGTCGACCGCGCGGCCTCGCACCAGCTGCACGCAACCACCGACCAGGTCAAAGGAGACCTCCGATGA
- a CDS encoding acyl carrier protein, translated as MSVDTTAPTAGGAATDPAAVSAAGPATEAVVEGVVAVFRRVLESEEVTADSDFFRFGGDSLIATRVLSAIARGHGVELSFEDFLLAPTPEGLAAHIVAAQAVTAQAVATRTMATQSVATQSVATRSVATRSAGAR; from the coding sequence ATGAGCGTTGACACCACTGCCCCCACCGCCGGCGGGGCGGCCACCGACCCCGCCGCCGTGTCCGCGGCCGGCCCCGCCACCGAGGCCGTGGTCGAGGGCGTGGTGGCGGTCTTCCGCCGGGTGCTGGAGAGCGAGGAGGTCACGGCGGACTCGGACTTCTTCCGGTTCGGCGGCGACTCGCTGATCGCCACCCGGGTGCTGAGCGCGATCGCCCGCGGTCACGGGGTGGAGCTGTCCTTCGAGGACTTCCTGCTCGCGCCCACCCCCGAAGGCCTCGCCGCCCACATCGTGGCCGCGCAGGCCGTGACCGCGCAGGCCGTGGCAACCCGGACCATGGCAACCCAGAGCGTGGCAACCCAGAGCGTGGCAACCCGGAGCGTGGCAACCCGGAGCGCGGGTGCCCGATGA